From the genome of Pirellulales bacterium:
CCTGGCAAAAATACCTGGAAAAGCGGCGGCGCCCGGATCAGCTCGCACAGTTGCTGCCACGGGGTAAGCATGCCTTAACTTGGTGCCACAGTTCGCTAGCGCGGTCCCCTTTATCAGAATGGCTGCGGCAACTCGCCAATCAGCGTAAAATAGCCAAATATGACCAGGCCGAGCGTTCCCTGGCTCCTTTATGGCAATGGTTAGAGGAGGCGGGTGGCTCCCCGGCCATCGCGCCCAATATCACCATCCAGCCGTTGATAAGTCAGGCCGTGACGGCTTATACGGCCATCGAGTTTGCCTGGTCGCTGCCCAGGCTCTTGGGCGTTTTAGATGCCGAATTGTGGTGGCAGTGCCTGGCGGCGCTGGTCCGGCTAGCACGGGATGCCGCGGCCTTGCCGTTGGAAGCCGATCCCCTGGCCCAGCAACTCTGGGGAGCGGAGTTACCCCTGACACTTGGTTATTTGTTGGGAGAATTGGGCGAAATCCAGGCGCTTCGTCCCGCTGGGCGAGCCGCGGTTGAGCGGGCTTTTGATGAACTTTTGGACGGAGCGGGAATGCCCCATCAACGGCATTGGGCACATTTTCGACCTTTGGTTGCATGTTGGACCAGGCTGGTCGCGTTGCACCAGGCGGATATCGCCTGTCAGGGCGAGAGTGAAACAGCAGGCGGATTGGCTTTACTGCCCGATGCCGTAGTGGAAGAATACCCCCATGTTGTCCGGGAACTGCTGCGTACCACTCGCAGGGATGGCTCCTTGGTTTTGAGCGGGGATCCCGCTGTTGCGGGGTCTGGCCTCTCCGCCCCCCATCATTTGCAGAATGGCCATGCGGATCATGCGCTCCAGAGCGCGCCGGGTTCAGCTAAACAAAACGATAGACGGGGGGAGCGCGCTAGAGAGGATTTTGGTTTTGAGGACTTGTGTCGGGCGGCTCTGAGCCTGATTCCCGATCCGCGGGAACTACCGCGGCAGGCAAGTTCTTCGTCGGAGGGGGGAGGTGCACCAGAGAGTCCCGCCGCCACGCCAACGGCCAGCAACGTGGCTACTCCCAATTCCACCGCCCAGCGACAAACGTCCGAGGATGAACCCGAAGTCCCGCTCCCTCCCCATTGGCCCGCGGTGTATAGCGAATGGTCGCAAGTGGCGATTTTGCGTCCCACCTGGAAAAAACGCGATCCGCGCGTGGCGATAAAGTTTTTAGGGACAGAAGTCCATGCCGAATTGGCCTGCAGCCGGGATACAATTTGGAGCGGGGTATGGGATTTTTCGCTGGAGGCCGATGGGGAGCTGTTGCAGCCGACGGGCGAATGGCGCGAAGTCTGCTGGGTGAGTGACGCCGACGTGGATTATTTGGAAATTGAGATACCGTTTCCCGGTCAAGTCAAAGTCCAACGTCAGATCGCGCTAGCGCGGAAAGATCGTTTTTTGTTTACCGCCGACGCGGTCATCGGCACGGAGCCTCGCCACTGGCAGTACCGCCAAAAGTTTTTTTTGGATGCGGGTATATCCGCGACGCGTCCTCCCGAAACGCGGGAAATCATGCTTTCCGGGCGTAAACCCCGCGCGGTCGTGCTCCCCCTGGCATTGTCCGAGTGGCAATCGGAGAAGCGCGGAGGAGCGCTTGTCGAACATAGCGGCGCGCTGGAGCTGATGGGCACGGGCTATGGCGGCAGCCTGTTTGTGCCGGCTTGGTGGCATTTGGATTGTCTTGCCACCCCCCAAAAGCAACTGGCGGTACCGGTTACTTGGCGGCAACTCACCGTCGCCGAAACACGCAAAATTTGCCCCGCTGATGTGGCGGCGGGCTACCGCGTCCAAATTGGCCAACGGCAATGGCTGGTCTATCGCAGTTTGGGGCGCGTGGCAAATCGGACTTTGCTGGGACATAACCTGAGCAGCGATTTTTTGATCGCCCGCTTTAGCAAAAAAGGCGAAGTCGCCAGCGTTATCGAGGTCGAATAGTTCCGGCCATGCCGCGCACCATCGCCGAAAACTTGGCCGAGATTCACGCCCGGATGGCTGAGGCGGCCTTGCGCGGAGGTAGGCCCCCGTCGGCTGTGCGATTGGTCGCCGTTACTAAATACGCGCCGTTGGAGGCCATCGAGGAGTTGTTGGCGGCTGGCTGCCGCGACCTGGGCGAAAGCCGCCCGCAAAGCCTGTGGGAGCGGGCGCCGCTCTTTCAGGACACATCCCCACCGCCAAATTGGCATTTCATCGGCCAATTACAAACCAATAAAATTGAGCGCACGCTACCACTGGTCTCCCTTGTGCATTCCTTGGATCGCTGGAAATTGGCCGAAGCCCTGCAAGCCGCCGCGGCCCGGCAGGGACGAATTTGCCAGGCACTCATCGAAGTCCGCTTGAGCGATGACCCGGCCAAGCATGGGTTTTGGCCGGAGGAATTGCCCGCATTACTCCCGCGCTTGGCCAACTTACCTCATCTACAAATTCGCGGGTTAATGGGCATGTCCGGAGTGAATAGCACGGAGGCGGAAATCCGCCGTCAATTTTTGGGGCTGGCCGACTTGCGGGAAATCTTGCAACTCACCGCGCCAAAAAATATCCAATTAGCCGAGCTATCGCTAGGCATGACCGACGATTATGAAATTGGCATTGAATGCGGCGCTACCCTGGTGCGGATAGGCTCGGGGCTGTTCGCAGGAACCACCCATGCCCCTCGCGAATAGATAAATCCATTATCAGCTCAAAAGTATCCCATGGCATTACCGGACATCGAAGAAACGGCCGCGGGCTTGATTCTACGGGTCAAGGCCCAACCCCGCGGCCGGGCGAACGAAATACGTGGCGTGCACGCGGGGGAATTGCGGGTGTGCGTGACGGCCGTGCCCGAAAAGGGAGAGGCCAATCGGGCAATTCGGGAACTTTTGTGCGAGCGATTGGGATTGGCCCAGCGGCAATTGGATTTAATCGCGGGCGACACCGCCAACCATAAAAAGTTTTTGATCACCGGGGTGGGGCTAACGGATCTGCGTGATAAATTGCGGACAGAATTAACCTAGTGCTGTGTCATAGTTAAAGATTCGAGTTAGGCAAATCAGCCGCTGCGCGTTGGCCCACGGTTTTTGCCGCTCCAACCGTGGGCGAGCGCTCTACAGCCCATCCGAAAACGAATCGTTGACAAAGGACTAGCGCAACCGGGAGAAAATAATCCCTCATCTAACCATCAAAGCGGATATCCAGAATTTTAAAATTCAGCATCCCTTTGGGAACAGAGATTTCCACTTTTTCCCCGATCTTGCGCCCCAAGAAACCCTGGGCGAGGGGGCTGGTGACCAGGATCTTGCCCGTGTCCAAATCTTCCTCCCCCGCGCCAACCAGCGTGAATTCTTCTTCGTCGTCAAAATCCAAATCCTTGACGCGGATCGTGCAGCCAAAGGAAACTTCATCCTTGGGCAATTTGCTGGTATCGATTATTTGCGCGCGGCTCAGTTTATCGCTTAGGAGGTTGATTTTGGCCTGCAACATACCCTGGGTTTCGCGCGCGCCATGGTATTCGGCGTTTTCGCTCAGGTCCCCTTCGCTACGGGCGGCGGCAATCCGCGCGGCGGCCTTGGGCATTTCGACGTTATTGAGGTGATCCAATTCGGCCTTGAGCTTTTCGTAGCCGGACTTGGTCATGGGGACGGAATCCGTCATGGCACTCACTCCTCTGGCAATCAGCAATCAGGTGAGGTAGGTCGGTATTATCGCGACTTTTCTAAACTGTGCTATAAGGAAACAAGGTAGCGCAAAAAAACACGGCCTCCGCAAAACAGGGGAGACCGAACAGTCTATATTTTGGCGGTTGGAGGCGGGATTGTAAAGATAGCCCCCCTCCCCGTGAAGGTCGCCCCCGCCTTTATCAGCCAGGTACATTCAAGAATTTTCCCCTTTACGGGATACAACTCGCCGGAAGACCACCCGGCGGAAAGCATGAATGGCAGCAATTTAGCCCGCGGCCAAACAGGCTGCTAGCTGTTTTTTTTGAGGCTGCGTCCCCGATCCTCCGGCAAGTACAGCATCCGCCCGCAGGATTTGCAAAAGACAACTTTATTTAACAGCAAACTGTTCATGACATTCGCTGTTTGCTGCTGAAAGCATCCCGAGCAACTATCGTTTTCGATTTGGGCCAGGGCATCGGCCCCCTTGGAATGGACAATGCGATGATACGGATCGCGGTATTCCTCGGGCAGCGTGGCTTCCGCGGTTTTCAGGTTGGCGTCCACCCGCTGATACTCCGCCTGGAGACCCGGTTCTTGTTCTTTTACCAGTGATTCCACCTTGGCCAGTTCTTCTTTGGCCTTGACGATATTTTGCTCGGATTCGCCGACCAACCGTTTATGGGTGTCAATTTTCTCCAAGATTTCCAAAATTTCGTCCTGCAGCACGCTGTTGGCCATTTCACTGGCGGCGATCTGGTCCTTTAATGCCTGGTACTCGCGCGTGGATTGGGCGGCGTTAAACTTTTTATTTAAATCCAAAATCTTGGCTTCGCCGCTTTTTAGCTGCAGTTGCTTTTGGTCCGCGGCGATGCGGGAGGCTTGTAATTCGTGCTTGGCCTGTTGCAATTTTTGCTCGGCGGACACGACATTGGCTTGGCGGGCGCGGATCTGCTTTGGTCCCCGTTCCAGCCGCTCGCGCAAATCCGACAACTGCTGATGGATGCGGTGCAGTTCGTTCAGGACCGAGATTTGAAAGCTCATAGTGCAAAACTCCGGCAAGGACAGATATCTGTACTGTACCGGATTTCACCCTAAAAGGCGAGTCGGGCGACAAAAACCTGTGATTCCCTCAAGCTTTCCGGCTGCGGTGATCCCCCAGTAAAATTGGGCCGCGCGCGGAATTAACCCACGCGCGACCCCAAAAAATCACAGGCCATCGCCATTAGGCCGCTTCTTCCAGGGGCAGGCTTAACTCTTCGGCGCGGGGGCCAGGGGAAAAATCCTGCTCCACCAGACCCGCGTCCAGCGCCAGCGGCAAATGCTTGACAAACCCCTCGAGTTGTTTACAACGCACGGGATGCTGCAACTTCTTGACCGCCTTCGCTTCGATTTGCCGCACGCGTTCGCGCGTAACGCGAAAGATGCGGCCGACTTCTTCCAATGTATAAGAGTAACCATCCACCAGGCCGTAGCGCAGGCGGATGATTTCCCGCTCGCGAAAGGTTAGCGTCTTGAGCAGGCCGTCAATTTGTTGGCGCAACACGCTGTTATTGGCCAAGAGCGATGGCGACTGCGTTCCCTGATCTTCGATAAATTCCCCAAAGCTGCTGTCTTCGCTCTCGCCCACGGGCCGGTCCAGGCTGACGGGGCTGCGGCCAATATTGAGGACGCGGTAGGTTTCTTCCACGCTGATTTCCGCGGCTGCGGCGATCTCCTCGGTGGTTGGTTCCCGTTTTAACCGCTGTTGAAGCATTTTTGCGGTGTTCCGCAATTTACTAAGCACGTCGATCATGTGCACGGGAATGCGGATGGTACGGGCCTGATCGGCAATGGCCCGCGTGATGGCCTGGCGAATCCACCAGGTGGCATAGGTGCTGAATTTGTAGCCGCGACGGTATTCGTACTTATCCACTGCCCGCATCAGACCGGTGTTTCCTTCTTGAATCAGGTCTAAAAATGACAACCCGCGATTGCGGTATTTTTTGGCAATGCTGACCACCAGCCGCAAATTTCCCTGGGAGAGCGCCCGTTTGGCATTTTCGTAATCGGCAAACTGCTTTTGC
Proteins encoded in this window:
- a CDS encoding DUF167 domain-containing protein — encoded protein: MALPDIEETAAGLILRVKAQPRGRANEIRGVHAGELRVCVTAVPEKGEANRAIRELLCERLGLAQRQLDLIAGDTANHKKFLITGVGLTDLRDKLRTELT
- the greA gene encoding transcription elongation factor GreA is translated as MTDSVPMTKSGYEKLKAELDHLNNVEMPKAAARIAAARSEGDLSENAEYHGARETQGMLQAKINLLSDKLSRAQIIDTSKLPKDEVSFGCTIRVKDLDFDDEEEFTLVGAGEEDLDTGKILVTSPLAQGFLGRKIGEKVEISVPKGMLNFKILDIRFDG
- a CDS encoding YggS family pyridoxal phosphate-dependent enzyme — its product is MPRTIAENLAEIHARMAEAALRGGRPPSAVRLVAVTKYAPLEAIEELLAAGCRDLGESRPQSLWERAPLFQDTSPPPNWHFIGQLQTNKIERTLPLVSLVHSLDRWKLAEALQAAAARQGRICQALIEVRLSDDPAKHGFWPEELPALLPRLANLPHLQIRGLMGMSGVNSTEAEIRRQFLGLADLREILQLTAPKNIQLAELSLGMTDDYEIGIECGATLVRIGSGLFAGTTHAPRE
- a CDS encoding phospholipase; its protein translation is MSFQISVLNELHRIHQQLSDLRERLERGPKQIRARQANVVSAEQKLQQAKHELQASRIAADQKQLQLKSGEAKILDLNKKFNAAQSTREYQALKDQIAASEMANSVLQDEILEILEKIDTHKRLVGESEQNIVKAKEELAKVESLVKEQEPGLQAEYQRVDANLKTAEATLPEEYRDPYHRIVHSKGADALAQIENDSCSGCFQQQTANVMNSLLLNKVVFCKSCGRMLYLPEDRGRSLKKNS